Below is a genomic region from Armatimonadota bacterium.
GACGGCGCGGTCCATGATCTCGTGTGCCCGTTCAGCATCGCAGTCCGGGCTCAGCCACCCCAGCCGCTTGCAGATGCGCAGGACGTGGGTGTCAACCGGGAACGCTGGTCGCCCGAGCTCGAACATAAGCACACAGGCGGCGGTCTTCGGCCCCACGCCCTTGAATGACATGAGATAACGGGTGGCCTCTTCGCTGGAGAGACTGGCGAGGAACCCCAGGTCGATACGCCCTTGCTCCTGGCGGATCTGTCTGAGGATGTCGCGGATACGGACGGCCTTCATGTCTGCGAGACCGCCGGGATGGATGGCTTCGGCGATGCGCGCGGGGTCGGCATCGGCGACGGCATCCCAGTCGGGGAATGTCTCGCGCAAGCGCGCAGAAGCACGGCGCTGATTAGCGGCGGTGGTGTTCTGCGACAGGATGGTGTTCACCAGGCCGCCCACCAGGTCCGTCTGTCCATCGTACCCAGCAGCACCGTACTGCTTCGCCAGCGCCTTGTCTACCTGCCGAATGACACGTGCCAGCACGCTTCTCTGCATCGCGTTGGCATCTCCGTGTGACCTGTTTCGCCGGAAATGCTCTTTCGCCTTGCGGCGTGTGGTGCCCTGCCAAATCGACGCATGGAGGCGCAACTGTGGGCTCTCAAGGACCCGAAAACGGCACCGAGACCTTGACCTGGACCGTCTGGCCCGCAGCCAAGCGACCGGCTCAGGCTGCAGGTCTTGCAGCGATGGCCGCACTGGTCGCGGGGTTCTGCAGCGTAAGTTTCGGCGGGATTGCATACGGCATGGTCGCGTTCGCGGTGGTCCTCGCGGCCGGCGCGCCTTTCCTGTTCCCCTCCACATACACTATCGATGACGAGGGCATTCGCGTGCGCGGAATCCTCTGGCGCAAGAGCCGCACGTGGGATCAGCTCGCTTGCCATCTGCGGGGCCCTCATTTCATCGCCGTGAGTACGCAGGCTGAGCCGACCCACCGGTCCATCTCCGACGGACTGATCCTGCGATTGGCCGAAAATGGCGACGAGGTGGAAGCCGCCCTGTCCCGCCATATTCCCCGTTGGGAGCGACCGTCTGGGGCGCCGTGACCCGTTTTCCGGGCACCCGGTTCCCGCGGCGAACCCTATTCCAGGCCTATCGCCCCTGTATTGCCCGGGAGCATCGGCTTGGCGGGATGCGTGCCGGCCCGTGTTGGGCCAGCTTCCGGTGCCCGTGGTGTTGAAGCCGCGCCGCGTTCCATCAGGCTCCGGCAGGAGCCGTCCGCCTATAGCCCCCGGCGGAAACCGGGGGACGCCTGTCGCAGGAAGAAGCCCTGGGCCCCGGAGAGGCGGCCCGACTCGGTGCACGGGTAACGGCCTGTCTGTCGCCCCCGTTCAGGGCTCAAAGCGCATCGTGGGGCGGCAGTCCGGGGGCTTCCGTCTCCGGCCATAGGCTGCCGCTCGCTCCGCGGGCTGTGGGGCAACGCCTCTCGGCGAACGGCACGGTGAACGGCGTTCGGCCCCAGCCGGCGCGCCTCTCTTACACAACCGATGGACCTGCTGTATTGCCTGCGGTCTTTGACCCTGGCGAAAGCTCGTGGTAACATGCAAGGCTACTTGCGCAAATGGTGCCCGGGCTCGTGTCTCGTCCCGGGCGTGACTGAAGTGCCGGAGCAGGATCGCCGGCCGTGGGGATGAAACGCACCGTGTCGCAGGACAGGATCGCAGTCTACAACGCGCGCGAACACAATCTTCAGGGCGTTCACCTGCAGGTGCCCCGTAATGCATTGGTGGTCTTCTGCGGTGTCAGCGGGTCGGGCAAGTCGTCCATGGCCTTTGACACCATCTACGCCGAGGGCCAGCGGAGGTACGTCGAATCCCTGTCCACTCACGCCCGGCAGGTGCTGGGGGTGATGTCCCGGCCCCACGTGGACCACATCGACGGCCTATCGCCCGCGATCGCCATCGACCAGAAATCCGCGAGCCCCAATCCGCGCTCCACGGTGGCCACGATCACCGAGATCCACGACTACCTGCGGGTTCTGTATGCGCGCCTGGGTCAACCGTACTGCTACCAGTGCGGCGAGGAGATCCGAGCCTTCACTCCACAGCAGATCGTGGACCGGGTCATGGCTCTTGGCGAGGGAACCCGCTGCCTGATTCTCGCTCCGCTGAACGTGACGGAAAAGCAGCGCGAAGCCCTGCGTACAGCCAGGCGCGCCGGGTTCGTGCGCGCACGAGTGGATGGTGACGTGGTCGATCTGGCCGAGGGCATCGACCTCCAGGGAGACGGGCACCAAATCGAGCTTGTTGTGGACCGCATCGTTGTGGCCGCGGACGTGCGTTCGCGCCTTGCCGAGGCCATCGAGACGGCTCTCGGCCAGGGCGATGACAAGGTGATCGTGCAGCCTGTGGGCGGCGAGGATCTTGAGTTCTCGACCCGGTTTGCCTGCCGTCGCTGTGACATCACTTACCCGGAGCTCACGCCCTCGTCCTTCTCCTTCAACAGCCCTCACGGCATGTGTCCGGACTGCGGCGGCCTCGGAGTCGTCACCGACATCGACCCTCAGTTGTTCGTGGCCGACCCCACCAAGTCGATTCTCGACGGTGCCCTGGAGATCTATGGGCGCATCCGTAGCGGGCACGTTGAGCACATTATGCGGGGCCTGGCGAAACACTACGGCTTCGACCTGGACACGCCCTGGCAGGACCTGCCCGAACGAGCCCGCGAGGTGGTCCTGTATGGGTCGGGCGACGAGAAGATTCGCTTCGGCTACCAGACCCGCAGCGGGCGTGAGTACGAATACGAGAAGGTTTTCGAAGGACTCGTCCCTGCCAGTGAACGGGGACGGACCGGTACGCGCTCAAAAGCCAAGCAGGAGTATTTCGAGCGCTACTACGCGAGTATGCCCTGCCCGGCCTGCGGTGGCTCGCGTCTCAGGCGCGAGAGCCGATCGGTGCGCATCGGCGGGATGACCCTGCCCGAAGTCTCGGCCCTGGACGTGTCCGCCTGTCTGGACTTCTTCGCGAACCTGGATCTTGGGCCTACTGGCGGTCTGGTGGCATCGGAGCTGCTGGCCGAGGTACGTGCGCGCCTGAGATTCATGGTTGAGGTGGGTGTAGGGTACCTCACGCTGGATCGCGCGGCGCCCACGCTCTCCGGTGGCGAGGCTCAGCGTATCCGGCTCGCGACCCAGATCGGCTCGGGCCTGGCCGGGGTGCTTTACATCCTGGACGAGCCCAGCATCGGCCTGCACGCCCGGGACCAGGACCGTCTGCTGAAGACCCTTCTCGAACTGCGCGACCTGGGCAACACGGTCATTGTAGTTGAGCACGATCCAGCAACGATTGAGGCCGCGGACTATGTGGTGGAATTTGGCCCCGGAGCAGGCATCCGAGGCGGCAGAGTGACCTTCGCGGGACCCGTGAGTGAAATGAAGGCCTCGCAGACCTCCCTCACCGGGGGTTATCTCACAGGCAGGCTGGGCGTCAGGAATCCATTGCACCGGCGCAAGGGCACCGGACAATCCCTGCAGGTGAAGCACGCCACCGCGCATAATCTAAAGAGCGTCACCGTGGATTTTCCTCTGGGGCGGCTGGTGGTGGTGACGGGCGTGTCCGGGTCAGGCAAGAGCACGCTGGTCCACGACGTGCTCTACCTTGGCTTGCGCAAGCGGCTGCACGGAACGATGGACAAGCCGGGGCCCCACGAGTCGCTGGCCGGCGTTGAGCATGTGGACAAAATCGTCAACATCGATCAGAGCCCTATCGGTCGGACGCCGCGATCGAATCCGGCTACGTATTCGGGGCTCTTCGCACCGATCCGCGAGCTGTTCGCGGCAACGCCGGATGCACGCACCCGGGGGTATAAGCCCGGGCGCTTCAGCTTCAACGTCAAGGGCGGGCGTTGCGAGGCCTGCGAAGGCGACGGCGTCGTGAAGATTGAGATGCAGTTCTTGTCAGATGTGTATGTGCCCTGCGAGGAGTGCGGGGGGACACGATATAACCGGGAGACCCTCCAGATCCTGTATAAAGGCAAGAGCATTGCGGACGTGCTCAGCCTCACGGCGGCCGAGGCGCTGGAGCATTTCCACAATGTGCCGGCGATCGAGCGGATCCTGCGCACGATCAATGATGTCGGACTGGATTACATCACCCTCGGGCAGCCGGCCACCACGCTGTCAGGTGGTGAGGCCCAGCGGCTGAAGCTGGCGCGAGAGCTGTCCAAGGCGGAGACCGGCAAGACCCTGTACATCTTGGACGAGCCCACCACGGGCCTGCACTTTGCGGACATCGAGAAGCTCATGGAAGTGCTGAACCGGCTTGTTGATGCTGGGAACACCGTGCTTGTGATCGAGCATAACCTGGACGTGATCCGCCTGGCCGATTGGGTTATTGACATGGGCCCCGAGGGAGGACGCGAGGGTGGGGAGGTCGTCGTCACCGGGACGCCCGAGCAGATTATCACCAACAGCCGTTCGCATACCGCGCGGTTTCTGAAAGCCGCCCTGGAAGCCCATTCACATTGATGACCGCCACTGTCCTGATTCCCAGCTATCGCCGCCCGGACCGCCTGGTTGCATGCCTGGATGGCGTGATGGCCGGAAGACGCCTGCCCGAGCAGATCGTCGTGGTGTTGCGGGACGTTGACCTGGACAGTCAGGCCTGCCTGGAAGACTGGCTCACACAGAACCGCCCACAGGAGCGCGGCGTGACCCTTACCCGGGCTATCGCCGACCGACCGGGGCAGATCGTGGCCATGAACTCCGGCCTGCAGGTCGCCACTGGGGATGTGGTCTGCTTCATTGACGACGACTGCGTGCCCTGGCAGAACTGGCTCGAGCGCATCATGACATACTACGATGACCCGCAGGTGGGCGGTGTGGGGGGCAGGGATGTGGTGCACGAGAAACACGAGCAGGGCGATGTACTTTTCGGCCGGGTGGATTGCGTGGGAAAGATCGCGTGGTCGGGGCGGATCGTGGGCAACCACCACCTGGATTTGCTGGACGGCGCCGTCGAAGTAGATCACCTCAAGGGCGCGAACATGAGCTTTCGCCGGACACTGCTCAAGCCCTTTGACGAAAACATGTCCGGCGGCTCGTGTTGTCTCAACGACACCGATGCGTCCTTGCATGTGCGCAGTCAGGGCTATCGGCTTATCTACGACCCGGTGATAGCGGTGGATCACTACCCGGCCCAGCGGTTCGGCGACTCGACCCGTGAGAAGACCGCGCCGGGCCTGGTATACTCCGACAGCCACAACTGGGTCTACTGTATGCTCAAGTACATGGGGCCTGTGCGGCGCTGCGTCTTCCTGGCGTACGCGCTGCTGGTGGGAACCGGGACCCGGTACGGGGTTGCCAAGTGGCTGGCCGCTTTGCCGCGGTCGCCGCGAGACGCTACTGTGCAATTCTGGGCCTCAACCCG
It encodes:
- a CDS encoding endonuclease III; the protein is MQRSVLARVIRQVDKALAKQYGAAGYDGQTDLVGGLVNTILSQNTTAANQRRASARLRETFPDWDAVADADPARIAEAIHPGGLADMKAVRIRDILRQIRQEQGRIDLGFLASLSSEEATRYLMSFKGVGPKTAACVLMFELGRPAFPVDTHVLRICKRLGWLSPDCDAERAHEIMDRAVPADVRYQLHVNMVTHGRKLCRPNNPRCAQCPIRGFCEYADKTA
- the uvrA gene encoding excinuclease ABC subunit UvrA, which gives rise to MSQDRIAVYNAREHNLQGVHLQVPRNALVVFCGVSGSGKSSMAFDTIYAEGQRRYVESLSTHARQVLGVMSRPHVDHIDGLSPAIAIDQKSASPNPRSTVATITEIHDYLRVLYARLGQPYCYQCGEEIRAFTPQQIVDRVMALGEGTRCLILAPLNVTEKQREALRTARRAGFVRARVDGDVVDLAEGIDLQGDGHQIELVVDRIVVAADVRSRLAEAIETALGQGDDKVIVQPVGGEDLEFSTRFACRRCDITYPELTPSSFSFNSPHGMCPDCGGLGVVTDIDPQLFVADPTKSILDGALEIYGRIRSGHVEHIMRGLAKHYGFDLDTPWQDLPERAREVVLYGSGDEKIRFGYQTRSGREYEYEKVFEGLVPASERGRTGTRSKAKQEYFERYYASMPCPACGGSRLRRESRSVRIGGMTLPEVSALDVSACLDFFANLDLGPTGGLVASELLAEVRARLRFMVEVGVGYLTLDRAAPTLSGGEAQRIRLATQIGSGLAGVLYILDEPSIGLHARDQDRLLKTLLELRDLGNTVIVVEHDPATIEAADYVVEFGPGAGIRGGRVTFAGPVSEMKASQTSLTGGYLTGRLGVRNPLHRRKGTGQSLQVKHATAHNLKSVTVDFPLGRLVVVTGVSGSGKSTLVHDVLYLGLRKRLHGTMDKPGPHESLAGVEHVDKIVNIDQSPIGRTPRSNPATYSGLFAPIRELFAATPDARTRGYKPGRFSFNVKGGRCEACEGDGVVKIEMQFLSDVYVPCEECGGTRYNRETLQILYKGKSIADVLSLTAAEALEHFHNVPAIERILRTINDVGLDYITLGQPATTLSGGEAQRLKLARELSKAETGKTLYILDEPTTGLHFADIEKLMEVLNRLVDAGNTVLVIEHNLDVIRLADWVIDMGPEGGREGGEVVVTGTPEQIITNSRSHTARFLKAALEAHSH
- a CDS encoding glycosyltransferase, with amino-acid sequence MTATVLIPSYRRPDRLVACLDGVMAGRRLPEQIVVVLRDVDLDSQACLEDWLTQNRPQERGVTLTRAIADRPGQIVAMNSGLQVATGDVVCFIDDDCVPWQNWLERIMTYYDDPQVGGVGGRDVVHEKHEQGDVLFGRVDCVGKIAWSGRIVGNHHLDLLDGAVEVDHLKGANMSFRRTLLKPFDENMSGGSCCLNDTDASLHVRSQGYRLIYDPVIAVDHYPAQRFGDSTREKTAPGLVYSDSHNWVYCMLKYMGPVRRCVFLAYALLVGTGTRYGVAKWLAALPRSPRDATVQFWASTRGKIAGVRTYLRNRRLLSPTTEREA